CGCTGACCTGGCGCCTTGAGCCCAATGGCAGGTTCTCTACTAGATCCCTTTACCAGGCGATTGTGCTCACCCTGGCCTATTGAGCTCTCTGCGTTATGGGAGATCAAACTCCACTTGAAAATCCGCATATTCCTCTGGCAATGGGTCCGAGGCCGTCTGCCCTCGGGCACGGAGGTGCGTAAGCATAATGGCTCTAGGGATGGCCTTTGTCCCATTTGCATGGTACTGGAAGACTGCAACCACATTTTCTTCCAGTGCCCCGCGGCGCAGTTCCTTTGGAGCTGCTTCCAGGAGGTTGTCGGTGGCGTTTGGTGCCATGAAAACCTTCCGGACTTGTTTGGGGAGATCCTGAGGCTACCCAGCTCTAGGCATGCCCCCACCTGGGTGGCTATGGGTACCCTTGCATGGACCCTCTGGTGCATCCGCAATAAATTAGTCATCGAGCGCGTTATCCCTTGCCGTGTGACTGATGCAATCTACAAAATGTGTGGCTTCTTACAGCTATGGAGACCGCTTAGTAAGCGGCGTGATCGGGACGTCATCGACAACATCATCTCAGGTCTCCGCTCTTCGGCCTCGGCGttagcttcaccaccaccaccaccatccccTCCTGAGCCGGATTAGATTCCGTTTTCTCTTATTTGGGGCTTGTTTTGCTGTGCGCCCAACGACCATGTGAGACATGCTTGTACTTGTATCGATCCTGACTTGTTGGATGCTTGGTGTTGTTGCtttatacttcctccgttcttaaatatttgtctttttagagattttaaatgaaCTATCaaatacagatgtatatagacatattttagagtgtagattcattcattttgctccgtatgtagtcgcttgttgaaatctctagaaagacgaatatttAGTAATGAAGGGAGTAATATAAagtgggggaaaccctttttcgtaaaaATGTGGACGTATGTGGGGGATCGACACTTAAAATACAAGCCAACATTTCGATGGTTAATCAAAACCATGATGGCGGCTAGTGATTTTGCTCAGATTGCAGATCTGAGCGTCTGAAATGTGTCGGCCAGtgtggggtgcgtgagcttccccATCTCCTCGACGAACTTGTCCATGGTGGGGCCAGGCATGCAAACAGGCACCGCGATGCCCTCCTCGCCCATGTCGTTCCTGACAGCAATGAAGAAGCTGGCGACGCCTGGGATGGCGCCGACTCCGCCCTTCGCCGGCCCGGCATACACTGGCTTGCCCCACCCGAAGTCGAGGTCACGGATTCCGACCTTGGTCACGTCCGACACAAGGTAGGCGCGCGCCACCGCGAAGTGCGGCCGCCCGCGTCGTGCCATGAGCGCCGCCACGGAGCGGATGTACTCCACGTCCACCTCCCGCTTCGCCTTCATCACCAGCTCCACGGCGTAGCTCACAGGGTTGGCGAGCAAGTCGCCGGCGGTGGAGATGGCGACCGGGAAAGCGAAGGCGTTGCCATAGTAGCCGGCGGGGATGATAGTGTTGTTTCTGCCACGGATGTTGACGATGCAGATCATCCTCATCTCCTCGTCGGCGCGGGGGGCTAGAGCCACCGTGCGGCACCTCCACAGGCACCCGGTGAGGACCTCGAAGTTGGTAGCACCGCGACGGAGAGCCGGCGGGAGGTGGGAACGGATGGCGGAGATCTCCCGCCGCCCAATGAAGAAGGAGCGGTGCACCATGAAGTCGAAGGGGACGATGGCGCCGTTCATGTCCATCACTTCGTCGTACTCGCGGTGCGCGAAGCGCGGTGGGAGTAGTACATCATCGTCGAGCGGCGGCGCCCGCAGCAGCTGACGCGCCCATACCGGCCACACCGTCGGCTCCGGCGCACCACGAGCCAACTCCGCAATGGCACCCAGGAGCTGCACTATCCCTGCCCCGTCTGCCATCGTGTGTTGTATCCTCACAGCCATGACGAAGCCTCCGCACGCGAGCCGTGTCACCTGCATGCATGCACAAGGCTCAATAGTGTAGTACGTTTTATTAGCTGGTTTTTAGAAGTCTCCTTCTAATTAATACCAACGCGAATGGTGGATGTTCTAGTTTTTCCTTAATCAAATGTACTCCTTCACTCAtttgtagttcatattaaaatattCAAGACATCTTATATTTATTAACCGAGGTGTACTAGTgtaaattttcttttataaaccagtGCACTCTTTGTGTAAAGTCTCAAACAGATTTTTCAGTCACCTGGCTGTGACCCGAGATTTAGCGAAAAAAACGAAGGTTGACGGAAACATGCATATTACAGTACATATATACCTGGAAAAGCAGCAGCGGGGAGTCGAGGATGCCGGAGGAGCCGGGGACGTCGAAGAGGAGCTCGTCGAGGCACGGGAAGGGGGGGCCCAGGGCCGCGTCAAACTGGTCGAGGCGGACGTCGGAGTCAGCCTCGACGAACAGCACGCCCTCGCCGGTGCAGTCGACGGCGAGCTTGCGGCCctcgagctccctcagccgccCCGCGAACGGGTAGTAGTGGACGAGCGCCGCGGCGATGGCGCCCCGTATCACAAGCGCAGGGTCGTCGTCCTGGCCGTCGTGGCGCCGGAAGAAGTGGATGAGGGGAAGCTGGAAGCGGAGCCCCTCCTGGTCGTCGATGTCGGAGAGCCGCTTCAGCTCCCGTGGTGTCGGGGCCGCCGGTGGCACCAGCACCGCCGGGTTCCTCCTCACCGTGAACTGCAACGCTGACGAGCTGGCCATGGCTATGCACTTGTGAGTATGTATGAGGAGGAGGTAAGGTAGGAGCTAGGTGACGATAACACTTGTGTGATCGATCGGCTGCTGCTATGTAGGTATATATAGCTAACGTACGTACGTACCAAACAGCAGCATGCACTCAGAACATCCTGTGGTAAATCACAAAGCAGATTTATTTACAGTTTTGCTAAAATCGGGTCCCCGTTCTATGCATGTTGATCTACGCCTCTCTTTTTTTGCCTCTTGAGAAAACTCTACTACTAGTCAGATGGAGACATCTGCATCAAGTAGTTGAAAGGTATTTCCGCAAAAAGGAAACATATTTTAAAGCTCTACGAGAATGGACTTTTAGAGCTCGCTCCCCAGGTCATCGGCATGGTGGATCCGGCTGGATGACATGAGTGCTGGCGGTAGCCGGTGATTCTCTCGGTGAGAGGGCGGTCCATCCTGTGTAGGATGAGTAATCGGGTTATCCATCGGGCTTACCCATGGATGAAGTTGACGACCCATATCCTACCCATTCAGGTTGGGTGCCCATGGGCGCAGACACCCATGGGTTAGATTGCTGGGTTGACTCCTCGTCAAAAACACACGTTCTAGCTAGTTGAGAATGCCTAAATCAGATAACAGTGTCTGCCGTTCTCATGTTGAAACTGTTGGCTGGGTGCTCTGCTTCGAGGGTGGTAACCCCATGTCTTACATTTTGTTGGTTGAAC
This window of the Triticum aestivum cultivar Chinese Spring chromosome 5D, IWGSC CS RefSeq v2.1, whole genome shotgun sequence genome carries:
- the LOC123125446 gene encoding benzyl alcohol O-benzoyltransferase-like, which gives rise to MASSSALQFTVRRNPAVLVPPAAPTPRELKRLSDIDDQEGLRFQLPLIHFFRRHDGQDDDPALVIRGAIAAALVHYYPFAGRLRELEGRKLAVDCTGEGVLFVEADSDVRLDQFDAALGPPFPCLDELLFDVPGSSGILDSPLLLFQVTRLACGGFVMAVRIQHTMADGAGIVQLLGAIAELARGAPEPTVWPVWARQLLRAPPLDDDVLLPPRFAHREYDEVMDMNGAIVPFDFMVHRSFFIGRREISAIRSHLPPALRRGATNFEVLTGCLWRCRTVALAPRADEEMRMICIVNIRGRNNTIIPAGYYGNAFAFPVAISTAGDLLANPVSYAVELVMKAKREVDVEYIRSVAALMARRGRPHFAVARAYLVSDVTKVGIRDLDFGWGKPVYAGPAKGGVGAIPGVASFFIAVRNDMGEEGIAVPVCMPGPTMDKFVEEMGKLTHPTLADTFQTLRSAI